TCGAACAATGACCGGGACTGGGCACGCTACGACAACAAGCACCAGGCCGGGGTCTATATTCCCGCCGAACAGCGCGAGGGCGGGTTCTTTCCGCCGCTGGAGGTCAAGGTGCGCAAAGACCCGGATGCCGCCCCGATCCGGGAAGCCTGGTTCGATACACTCTGGCCGGAGGCTTCGGGCGGCGCGCGATCCAAACGCAGCCGGATCGTACATTACACGAGTAAGGGCCCCGAGACGCATATGACGCGCCTGCCGAAAGAGTGCTTTGAGCAGCTCTCACCGGCCTCTTTCCTAATGATGGGGCGGTATAGGCAGGGCGAAAACACTGTCTACGAATGCCTGACTATCGATTCCGCCAGCGATGAAGCCGACCTGCTTCTGACGCAACTCGATATCACGCCGGATTTTCTGATCGGTGAGTTTGAGCCCGCTGAGGTCCGGGCGAAGGAACAAAACCGGGTTCTGGATTTTGCAGAAGAGCTGATCGCAGCCTGGAAGGCAGGCACGATCGTCGAATTCGGCCGCTTCCGTGCGGCCATGCCGAAAACTGAGGAACTGGCCGGGCTGGCGCGTACCCGTTACCTCGAAACCCACGGCCTGGACTGCCTCGATCCTTTCGCTATCGAGCGCCCCGGTGATGCGCTTCGTGAGATAAGCCGCAGCATCGAATGGGATATGTTCCGTGACTTCCAGCGCCGTGAGCGGGCCGTCGAACTGGTACGCATCGTCTTGGGTGACGCACCACGCGACATGACCGTCGCAGAATTCATCCGTCAGCTTATCAATGAGCTGCCCCGGATTGACGCGCTGATGCTCTCAGCGAGCCAGCAACGGAAATCTCGGGCGGGCTATTCCTACGAACACCATATCGAAGCCATGCTGAGCGGCGGGAAGATCCCGTTCGAAAAACAGGTGGTCATCGAGGCGAAAAAGCGTCCCGACTTCATCCTTCCCTCACTAGCTTTCATCAGCAGTGGCGAAGCCACAGCCGCGAAGGGCCTGATCTTGAGCGCCAAAACCACCCTGCGCGAACGCTGGAAACAGGTTGAGCGGGAGAAGGGCGAGCGCAGGCTCTATCTGACAACGGTCGACGAAAATATCGCAGGCAATGCCATTCAGGATATGGAAGGCATCGGCGTGCAACTGGTGATCCCCGAAAGCCTTATGGACGCCAAAGAGACCGAATACGCCGGACGCGCGAACGTTCTGACCTTCCGGCGGTTCTGTGATGAAGTCATACAGCCAAACCTGAAGGTTTGGCTGTAGCAAGAAGATCGCTTGTTTAAGCATGGGCCGCAAGCCGCCGTCTGTTGCGCCTAAGACGAAAGGCTGAGCAGCGCCATCTGCTGCTTTGGTTGAGATCAGGTGCATCGGCCAAGTCAATGTCCGCTTTGCGCGGGTGCCGACGGGTGATGCAGGCAACTCCGAAAGTCCGCTATCGGCAGAGCGCGGCTAGTAACGCGGGACCGCCTGTGCGGGGGTTTTCATGCCGTCAGCCCGGGGCTGATGGTGAGGGGATAGTGCTAGGCGGGGTCAAGCGCTAGGCTAAGTACGGTTTTATTACCGCATTAATCTTGACTGCGGTAATTTTACCGTATATTGCCTCCTTGCAACCACAGCAAGGGGACACCCCATGCACGACACATCCACCACCCCCATCTGGCGCGGCTTCGCCCTCGCGCTGTTCATCGCCGGGACCCAGCTCGGGTTGATCGCCGCGGCCTTCCATTTCCTCGCAACCCTGCGGGGGGCACTGTGATGCTGGCGCTGAATGGACCCCACTGGCTGGTGATGACCGATTTCGGCCCCCTTGGCGTCGGTGCACCCGATCCCGCTGCGACATGGGACGACGCGCTGGACCAGCTCGCTGCCGCTGCTGACGAGGACCGGCTCGCCCGGGTCTTCCGCCTCGACTTCAACACCCCGGCCATGACCGAGGTCACGGACGAAGCGTGGCGCGGGCTCGAGGGCCGCCTCGCGGGGATGGCGGCATGATCGGCCCTCTCCGCACCGCCGAGGCGCTGGACCCGATCAGCACGCCGCAGGGCCGGGCCGAGGCCCGCGACCGCCGCCGGGCGATCCTGCGCGAAGCGGCCCGGGCCGC
The genomic region above belongs to Rhodovulum sulfidophilum DSM 1374 and contains:
- a CDS encoding type II restriction endonuclease, translated to MNEQGIFDFAGEGGGHAGLLTDLLSRAERVLVKKLSNNDRDWARYDNKHQAGVYIPAEQREGGFFPPLEVKVRKDPDAAPIREAWFDTLWPEASGGARSKRSRIVHYTSKGPETHMTRLPKECFEQLSPASFLMMGRYRQGENTVYECLTIDSASDEADLLLTQLDITPDFLIGEFEPAEVRAKEQNRVLDFAEELIAAWKAGTIVEFGRFRAAMPKTEELAGLARTRYLETHGLDCLDPFAIERPGDALREISRSIEWDMFRDFQRRERAVELVRIVLGDAPRDMTVAEFIRQLINELPRIDALMLSASQQRKSRAGYSYEHHIEAMLSGGKIPFEKQVVIEAKKRPDFILPSLAFISSGEATAAKGLILSAKTTLRERWKQVEREKGERRLYLTTVDENIAGNAIQDMEGIGVQLVIPESLMDAKETEYAGRANVLTFRRFCDEVIQPNLKVWL